The Desulfoplanes formicivorans genomic sequence GGACAATGCCCAGGGGGTTGACGGGAGCGGTCAGCAGGTTTTCCAGGGTGCCTCCCCGGTGTTCCTCGGCCCAGGTGCGCATGGTCAAAGCGGCCACAAGAAAAATCAAAAGAATGGGCATCCACTGGAACAGGGGACGCACATCAGCGATGTTGCGGGCAAAATAGGTTTCAACCCAGAAAAAAATGAACAAATTGGTGGCCAGAAACCCTCCCAGGAACAGGTAGGCAGCAGGGGATGCGAAAAAACTTCGAAATTCCTTGCGGGCAACACAAGGGACAACGGCAAGGGTGTTACGCATGGGCCACCTCCTCATTGACCTGGGCAAAAACCGTTTCAAGATTCTGATGTTCCGGTTGCAATTGGTGCAAGGCAAATCCAGCCTGCATCAGGGTATGGGCAATGCGGGGAGCCGTTGCTGGTTCTGCTGCCACCCGATACCGCCACAGTCCGTTTTCACTTCCAAGTTCCGTGCTGGTGGCCACCCCTTCAATGCCGGAAAGGATGTTGCCGGCATCGCCGTCGACCGCCACAATCAGCGCATGGCTCTGCTGCAGGGTGTCCAGGTCCGCATCCACCACAAGCCGGCCGCTGCGCACAATCAGAACCCGTTCACACACGGCCTGGACCTCCTGGAGGATATGCGTTGAAACCAACACTGTGGCTGTTTCGGCAAGTTCGGTGATCAGGTTGCGCATGTGGAAAATCTGGGTGGGGTCAAGGCCATTGGTAGGCTCATCAAGAATGACAATGTCGGGATCGTGAAGAATGGCCTGGGCCACGCCCACCCGTTGTCTGTAGCCGCGGGACAGGGTGTGAATGGGTGCTGTTGCCTTGGCCTTCAGTGCCGTGCGACGGATTGCCCTGGCAACGGCATCCTGACGCAGATGAGGGGAAACCCCATGCAACCCTGCCTGGTACATCAGGTAATCAATGACCGTCATTTCAGGCCAGAGAGGGCAGTTTTCAGGCAGATAGCCTATGCGGGACTGAATGGCGGCCGTGTCGGTGTCAATGCCAAGGCCGTCTATGACGATACTGCCCTGGGTGGGTTCGAGAAATCCCGTGATCATTTTCATGATGGTTGTCTTGCCTGCTCCATTATGACCGAGCAGACCCACCACCTCGCCTTTCCCAATGGAAAAACTGACATCGTTTACCGCGATGAACTCGCCGTAACGCCGGGTCAGATGCTCAACATGAATCATCATCAATGTATTTCCTCAAGACAAATGGGGGTTGCAAAGGGAAACATTTCAAAAAGGGAAAAAGCATGCAGGTCAGGGGATGGTTCACATCCTGACCAAAGGGAAAAAACAGAGCGGTGGAGAACGGCTGAAACTGCCGGGGGGATCAATTCGCATGGGACAATCATTGCGAATGGTATTGTGACCAACGTTGTACGGAAAAACCACAACAAAAACGGATGGTTCAACCATCCATAAGAGCTGAACCATCCGTTGGGGGTGTATCAATCATCAGAGGTTGTAACCTCGATTTCTCTGACCTGGGAGGCAGGCACGGATTTGCGGGGGAAGGTAACCGTTAATACTCCTTTGCTGAAACGTGCCTTGACGCCGTTTTGATCCGCATCTTCAGGAAGGGAGAGCATCCGCTGAAACGAGCCATAGGACCGTTCCAGCCTGTAAAAATTCTTGCCCTTGTCCTCGGAGACCTGTTTCTTTTCGCCGTGGATCATCAGGGTATCATTGACAATCTCCAGCTTGATATCCTTCTCGTCCACTCCGGGAATCTCCACCGCAATGGAGTATTCCTTGTCCGTGACACCCAAATCCAGGCTGGGCTTGAACATGCCCCCGGAAAGGCGTGCGGCCGGAGAAGTCTCCTGCCCCCAGAACGGCAGGCCGAAACGATGCAGGGCCTGCTCAAAGAGCCGGTCAAATTCCTGGTGAAATTGATTCAGGGAATGGGCAAAATCATGCTCCTGAACACGTCCGCGTGCAACAGGAATGACCGTGCTTCCGTGCTCTTCTTCTTTCTTAAACCAATTCCATGGATTCAATTTTTCAATGTTCATCATGTCCTCCTTGGTAATGGTTTGCCTTTCAAGGTATCCGTACCCTCCCGTGAGAGCGGGGGTGCCTTGATCTCCATGAGATTAATACCTTTTTGGGGGCAGTCAAGAAGGATGCACAATACAGTTTTCAGGGGACGACCAGGTGGTCGTCCCCTGAAAACCATGGGTGTTTCAATGGGATTCGTTTGATGCGGCGGAGGCTGGAGAAGCAGAATTTTCCTCGGTTCCCCAGAGCAGATCAGCCATTTGTGCGGGAGCGTCGGGATATTGTTTGCGGGCCACGCGAAGCCCCAGGTTGTAGGCCTTTTTGTTGATCTCCTGGATCTTGGCGGGCAGGGCGGCCTTGAGC encodes the following:
- a CDS encoding ABC transporter ATP-binding protein → MMIHVEHLTRRYGEFIAVNDVSFSIGKGEVVGLLGHNGAGKTTIMKMITGFLEPTQGSIVIDGLGIDTDTAAIQSRIGYLPENCPLWPEMTVIDYLMYQAGLHGVSPHLRQDAVARAIRRTALKAKATAPIHTLSRGYRQRVGVAQAILHDPDIVILDEPTNGLDPTQIFHMRNLITELAETATVLVSTHILQEVQAVCERVLIVRSGRLVVDADLDTLQQSHALIVAVDGDAGNILSGIEGVATSTELGSENGLWRYRVAAEPATAPRIAHTLMQAGFALHQLQPEHQNLETVFAQVNEEVAHA
- a CDS encoding Hsp20/alpha crystallin family protein yields the protein MNIEKLNPWNWFKKEEEHGSTVIPVARGRVQEHDFAHSLNQFHQEFDRLFEQALHRFGLPFWGQETSPAARLSGGMFKPSLDLGVTDKEYSIAVEIPGVDEKDIKLEIVNDTLMIHGEKKQVSEDKGKNFYRLERSYGSFQRMLSLPEDADQNGVKARFSKGVLTVTFPRKSVPASQVREIEVTTSDD